A genomic region of Bacillus solimangrovi contains the following coding sequences:
- a CDS encoding M15 family metallopeptidase: protein MNRKIWMVSLSGLTLLILAGCVAKGSDLVHTEEQVQQNVNEQETIIVDKQQEVVNVESQIDVENSTTINDDTSQIDMTQSDVDVETTFVEVINGKMVIANPENQLVLVNKTNYLPSDYKPEQLVVPNVPFYFEEVIQKKHMRQDAAAALEELFAASEKQGLSLVAASGYRSYERQAEIYQAQVRQVGEEKANEAVAIPGQSEHQTGLAIDVTSAEMNFKLLESFEDTNEGKWLREHAHEYGFIIRYPKGKEETTGYQFEPWHIRFVGKEVAQILFSENLTLEQYIDALPVQQQEQSIQTEQ from the coding sequence GTGAATCGTAAAATATGGATGGTTTCCTTAAGTGGATTAACTTTATTAATTTTGGCAGGATGTGTAGCAAAAGGTAGTGACCTTGTACATACTGAAGAACAAGTGCAACAGAATGTGAATGAGCAGGAAACAATAATAGTTGATAAGCAACAAGAAGTTGTAAATGTAGAGTCTCAAATTGATGTAGAAAATTCCACAACGATCAATGATGATACGTCACAAATTGACATGACACAATCTGATGTAGATGTTGAAACAACTTTTGTAGAGGTCATAAATGGTAAAATGGTAATCGCAAACCCAGAAAATCAGCTCGTACTCGTAAATAAAACGAATTATTTACCATCCGATTACAAACCAGAGCAGCTCGTTGTCCCGAATGTACCATTTTACTTTGAAGAAGTGATTCAAAAGAAACATATGCGTCAAGATGCAGCGGCTGCGTTAGAAGAATTATTTGCCGCTTCAGAGAAGCAAGGTCTTAGTCTCGTAGCTGCATCAGGTTATCGTTCTTATGAAAGACAAGCAGAAATCTATCAGGCACAAGTAAGGCAAGTAGGAGAAGAGAAGGCTAATGAAGCGGTGGCAATACCTGGACAAAGTGAACATCAAACAGGGCTTGCAATTGATGTAACGAGCGCAGAAATGAACTTTAAGTTATTGGAAAGCTTTGAGGATACAAATGAGGGAAAATGGCTTCGGGAACATGCACATGAATATGGCTTTATTATTCGTTATCCAAAAGGAAAAGAAGAAACAACAGGATATCAATTTGAACCGTGGCATATTCGTTTTGTAGGAAAGGAAGTTGCTCAAATCTTATTTTCCGAAAATCTAACATTAGAACAATATATCGATGCTTTACCAGTTCAACAGCAAGAACAGTCAATACAAACAGAACAATAA
- the sigK gene encoding RNA polymerase sporulation sigma factor SigK — protein MSGILLATSHLLKEVWFFVSYVKNNAFPKPLNEKDEKKYVELMVKGDQNARNKLIEHNLRLVAHIVKKFENTNEDSEDLISIGTIGLIKAIESYSLGKGTKLATYAARCIENEILMHLRSLKKTRKDVSLQDPIGQDKEGNEISLIDILKSENEDVIEVIQQNLELEKIGQFIHILDKREKEVIIGRFGLQKGDEKTQREIAKELGISRSYVSRIEKRALMKLFHEFYRSEQRKRKRANS, from the coding sequence TTGTCGGGAATTTTACTTGCAACGTCACATCTACTGAAAGAAGTTTGGTTTTTTGTTTCGTACGTCAAAAATAATGCATTTCCTAAACCGCTAAATGAAAAAGATGAAAAGAAGTACGTTGAACTTATGGTTAAAGGGGACCAAAATGCGCGTAACAAGTTGATTGAACATAACCTTCGACTTGTTGCACATATTGTAAAGAAATTCGAGAATACAAATGAAGATTCAGAGGATTTAATCTCTATTGGCACAATTGGCTTAATTAAAGCGATTGAAAGTTATTCATTAGGGAAAGGGACAAAGCTTGCCACATATGCCGCGAGATGTATAGAGAATGAAATACTAATGCATTTACGTTCCTTAAAGAAAACACGTAAAGATGTATCGTTGCAAGACCCCATCGGACAGGATAAAGAAGGAAATGAGATCTCATTAATAGATATATTAAAATCAGAGAACGAGGATGTTATTGAAGTCATTCAACAAAATCTTGAATTAGAGAAGATCGGTCAGTTTATTCATATTTTAGATAAACGTGAGAAAGAAGTGATTATCGGAAGGTTTGGTCTACAAAAAGGGGATGAGAAAACACAACGGGAAATTGCAAAAGAACTTGGTATTTCTAGAAGTTATGTTTCACGAATTGAAAAACGAGCATTAATGAAACTGTTTCATGAGTTTTATCGAAGTGAACAGCGAAAACGCAAACGAGCCAACTCATAA
- a CDS encoding PTS lactose/cellobiose transporter subunit IIA, with product MSGISEEMQMKIFGLIAGAGDAKSSFYQAMKLVQENKYEEAEELVKEAKASLVEAHKVQTSLITEEANGNQIEVGILMVHAQDHLMNAILVQELLDNLISMQKEINGLKEKLEVVNNG from the coding sequence ATGTCGGGTATTTCAGAAGAAATGCAAATGAAAATTTTCGGCTTAATTGCTGGAGCTGGAGATGCTAAATCTAGCTTTTATCAAGCAATGAAGCTTGTTCAAGAAAATAAATATGAAGAAGCTGAAGAACTTGTAAAAGAAGCAAAAGCTTCATTAGTTGAAGCTCACAAAGTACAAACGAGCCTAATTACAGAAGAAGCTAATGGTAATCAAATAGAAGTAGGAATTCTAATGGTCCATGCTCAAGACCATTTAATGAATGCTATCTTAGTTCAAGAATTATTAGATAACCTTATTTCCATGCAAAAAGAAATTAATGGATTAAAAGAAAAATTGGAGGTTGTAAATAATGGTTAA
- a CDS encoding PTS sugar transporter subunit IIB, with translation MVKIGLFCAAGMSTSMLVTKMKNEAKAKGIDVEINAYPESELEKVIDNIDVALLGPQVKFLLTKAKAVCEPKNIPVEVINTMDYGMMNGAKVLESALNLVKK, from the coding sequence ATGGTTAAAATCGGATTGTTCTGTGCAGCTGGAATGTCAACAAGCATGTTAGTGACAAAAATGAAAAATGAAGCAAAAGCTAAAGGGATAGATGTTGAAATTAATGCTTATCCTGAATCTGAGTTAGAAAAAGTTATCGATAACATTGATGTTGCTTTACTTGGACCACAAGTTAAGTTTTTGCTAACAAAAGCAAAAGCTGTTTGCGAACCGAAAAATATTCCTGTTGAAGTAATTAATACGATGGATTATGGAATGATGAACGGTGCAAAGGTATTAGAAAGTGCATTAAATCTAGTGAAAAAATAA
- a CDS encoding glycoside hydrolase family 1 protein codes for MRFPQDFLFGAASAAYQVEGAWNEDGKGLSNWDVFSKIPGKTFENTNGDVAVDHYHRYKEDIKLMAEMELESYRFSISWARIIPDGDGEVNHKGLEFYNNVIDECLKYGIVPFVTLYHWDLPQALEEDGGWANKRSIDAFAKYAEVCYKAFGDRVKHWITFNETVVFCTHGYIFGAHPPGLENDQKKYFQATHNVFVAHAKAVQIYKSLKQYGEIGITHVFNPAYSIDDTEDNLFAEMHANYYQTFWYYDPILKGEYPEYVVKRLEEQGLTPDWTEEELTLLKEMADSNDFMGLNYYQPARVAKLQETIDLTSFSEISKGKSGSPSFDGVYKTVMMDDKVYTKWGWEISAEGFLDGLRMLKERYGDVKLYVTENGLGDEDPIIDNEIVDVPRIKYIEEHLKVVKRAIEEGINLKGYYAWSVIDLLSWLNGFKKQYGFIYVDHKNNLERKKKLSFHWYKHIIETRGEEL; via the coding sequence ATGAGATTTCCACAAGATTTTTTGTTTGGCGCTGCATCTGCGGCTTATCAAGTAGAAGGTGCTTGGAACGAAGACGGAAAAGGGTTAAGTAACTGGGATGTTTTCTCAAAAATACCTGGTAAAACCTTTGAAAATACGAATGGTGATGTAGCGGTAGATCACTATCATCGTTATAAAGAAGATATAAAGTTAATGGCTGAAATGGAATTGGAATCTTATCGATTCTCTATTTCTTGGGCAAGAATTATTCCTGATGGAGATGGAGAAGTAAACCATAAAGGTCTTGAATTTTATAATAATGTAATTGATGAATGTTTAAAATATGGAATTGTGCCATTTGTGACGCTATATCATTGGGATTTGCCTCAAGCTTTAGAAGAAGATGGTGGATGGGCGAATAAAAGATCAATTGATGCTTTCGCAAAATATGCTGAAGTTTGTTATAAGGCATTTGGAGATAGAGTAAAACATTGGATTACGTTTAATGAAACAGTAGTATTTTGTACACATGGATATATTTTTGGTGCTCATCCACCGGGTCTTGAAAATGACCAGAAGAAATATTTCCAAGCTACACATAACGTGTTTGTTGCACATGCTAAAGCGGTTCAAATCTATAAAAGTTTGAAACAATATGGTGAGATTGGAATTACACATGTATTTAATCCAGCTTATAGTATCGATGATACGGAAGATAATCTATTTGCTGAGATGCATGCAAACTACTATCAAACATTTTGGTATTATGACCCAATCTTAAAAGGTGAGTACCCAGAATATGTAGTGAAAAGATTAGAAGAACAAGGGTTAACTCCCGACTGGACTGAGGAAGAGTTAACTTTGTTAAAAGAAATGGCAGATTCTAATGATTTCATGGGGTTGAATTATTATCAACCTGCAAGAGTTGCCAAGCTCCAAGAAACCATTGACCTTACATCATTCAGTGAGATTTCTAAAGGGAAATCTGGTAGCCCATCTTTTGACGGCGTATATAAAACTGTCATGATGGATGACAAAGTCTACACAAAATGGGGTTGGGAGATTTCTGCTGAAGGCTTTCTTGATGGCTTAAGAATGTTAAAAGAGCGTTACGGTGACGTGAAATTATATGTTACAGAAAACGGTCTAGGTGATGAAGACCCAATTATCGATAACGAGATTGTAGATGTACCAAGAATTAAATATATTGAAGAACATCTGAAAGTAGTAAAACGTGCTATTGAAGAAGGAATTAACTTAAAAGGTTATTATGCTTGGTCAGTGATTGATCTATTAAGCTGGTTAAATGGCTTTAAAAAGCAATATGGTTTTATCTATGTAGACCATAAAAATAACCTAGAAAGAAAGAAAAAATTATCATTCCACTGGTACAAGCACATTATTGAAACTAGAGGAGAAGAATTGTAA
- a CDS encoding PTS sugar transporter subunit IIC, whose product MSRFEKMFEKVMPGIMKFSNAKPIVALKDGFVLTMPLTLIGSIFLLFGNLPFSNYQAFMTNLLGEGWDTPLYQVVGSTFDILALVAVFGIAYSYVKASNIEAVPAGILGIISFLILTNSFVESPTGETIGGVIPKAWTGGQGMITSILVGFAVGAIYTWFIKKDIRIKMPDSVPTGVSDAFSALIPGFVIILLSMILYIICDKLQGISMTEIIYKVLQIPMQNLSDSLIGIILIMAIISIFWWFGLHGPNIVMGIMAPILTANALSNQTILDSGDKLVVGENAKIVTVQMVDIYAKFGGAGITLGLIIAAMLVARSQQVKSLSKMSLVPGLFNINEPIIFGLPIVFNPLMIIPFVLVPVFAVLMTYGSIVIGFIEPMGALQVPWTTPPIIAGFLLSGWQGAVLQLAILVMAVVVYFPFVKALDKVATDQEQESAA is encoded by the coding sequence TTGAGTCGTTTTGAGAAGATGTTTGAAAAGGTAATGCCTGGCATCATGAAGTTTTCTAATGCAAAACCGATTGTAGCATTAAAAGATGGTTTTGTTCTTACAATGCCACTTACACTTATTGGATCAATTTTCTTACTTTTTGGAAACTTACCGTTTAGCAACTATCAAGCTTTCATGACTAATTTATTAGGTGAAGGTTGGGATACACCTCTTTATCAAGTTGTAGGGTCAACATTTGATATTTTAGCACTTGTAGCTGTTTTCGGAATCGCTTACTCATATGTGAAAGCTAGCAATATAGAAGCTGTTCCCGCTGGTATATTAGGGATAATTTCATTCTTAATTTTAACAAATTCATTTGTTGAAAGTCCTACGGGTGAAACAATTGGTGGTGTTATTCCGAAAGCATGGACAGGTGGACAAGGTATGATTACTTCTATCTTAGTCGGATTTGCTGTTGGTGCTATCTATACATGGTTTATTAAAAAGGATATTCGTATCAAGATGCCTGATAGTGTTCCTACAGGGGTATCAGACGCGTTCTCTGCTTTAATCCCAGGTTTTGTAATTATTCTGTTGTCGATGATTCTATATATCATTTGTGATAAGCTTCAAGGAATTTCGATGACTGAAATTATCTACAAAGTTCTACAAATTCCAATGCAAAACTTATCTGATTCACTCATTGGTATTATCTTAATTATGGCGATTATCTCAATTTTCTGGTGGTTCGGTTTACATGGACCAAACATTGTAATGGGAATCATGGCTCCTATCTTAACTGCCAACGCTCTATCTAACCAAACGATTCTTGATTCTGGTGATAAGTTAGTAGTTGGTGAGAATGCGAAAATCGTTACAGTTCAAATGGTCGATATTTACGCAAAGTTCGGTGGTGCAGGAATTACACTAGGGTTAATTATTGCAGCAATGCTTGTGGCTCGCTCACAACAAGTTAAATCGTTATCAAAAATGTCACTTGTTCCAGGGTTATTCAATATCAATGAACCAATTATCTTCGGATTACCAATTGTATTTAACCCATTAATGATTATACCGTTCGTTTTAGTTCCTGTTTTTGCAGTATTAATGACATATGGATCGATTGTAATTGGATTTATTGAACCTATGGGAGCACTTCAAGTTCCTTGGACAACTCCTCCAATTATTGCAGGTTTCTTATTATCAGGCTGGCAAGGTGCAGTGTTGCAGTTAGCTATTCTTGTAATGGCAGTAGTTGTTTACTTCCCATTCGTGAAAGCGCTTGATAAAGTTGCAACTGATCAAGAACAAGAGAGTGCTGCATAA
- a CDS encoding GntR family transcriptional regulator, producing the protein MSVKYKLVVEQMEKEILEGKYAFNTKLPTEDELMKKFDVSRNTIRKAIDILVDQGYVYQVQGSGIFLREFSKPGCITMKNMVGLTREFPEDEMTSKLLEFDLIEADEQLAAQMKCKVKTKLYYVKRVRYLNDEPFVIEESYFNKDTIIFLNKEICEGSIFEYITEELKLNIGFADKVISADKLEQEDATLLGLQEGDPTLVVENTVFLNTGVIYDFSREKFHYSSAKLLTLTTK; encoded by the coding sequence ATGAGTGTAAAGTATAAACTAGTTGTTGAGCAAATGGAGAAGGAAATATTAGAGGGGAAGTATGCCTTTAATACTAAGTTGCCAACAGAAGACGAATTAATGAAGAAATTTGATGTAAGTAGAAATACAATCCGAAAAGCAATCGATATATTGGTTGATCAAGGTTATGTCTATCAAGTTCAAGGGAGTGGTATATTTTTACGTGAGTTCTCCAAACCAGGATGTATTACGATGAAAAACATGGTTGGTTTAACGAGAGAATTTCCTGAGGATGAAATGACTAGTAAGCTGCTAGAATTTGATTTGATTGAAGCAGATGAGCAGTTAGCGGCACAAATGAAATGTAAGGTTAAGACAAAACTTTATTATGTAAAACGTGTGAGATATTTGAATGATGAGCCATTCGTTATTGAAGAATCTTATTTCAATAAAGATACAATCATCTTTCTAAATAAAGAAATTTGTGAAGGCTCTATTTTTGAATATATAACTGAAGAGTTGAAACTGAACATTGGATTTGCAGATAAAGTAATCTCAGCTGATAAATTAGAACAAGAAGATGCAACACTGTTAGGATTACAGGAAGGTGACCCTACTTTAGTTGTTGAAAATACAGTGTTTTTAAATACTGGAGTAATTTATGATTTTTCTAGAGAGAAGTTTCATTATTCGTCAGCAAAGTTATTAACACTGACGACGAAGTAA
- a CDS encoding glycoside hydrolase family 30 beta sandwich domain-containing protein: MLEYVRNKGFIYTLVFALAMLTFSSVGNTSVNAQENAAEVYYSSESSNTAPKSSDWYSNTDYAMSGVQYQLSKQSDIPLTNQSGANVTTINVNPNIEYQSILGIGTSLEESTIYNLSLMSPEKRDEVLRKMIDPTNGVGMNLMRITFGASDFTGREFYSYEDTPGQFSIQKDIDYNIVATIQQAIAIGHETGNPIKIFASSWSAPAWMKTSNSLIGGYLKWENTGDLAAYYRRAVQEYEKLGIPIYAMTIQNEPLYAAPDYPSMQLTPDNERELVIALNNEFATHGINTKLWSFDHNFAQAMDYLPGILENSEANNAVDSIAFHDYDGEPTEMTKVHNTYNKNVLVSERTVWGTSGADRIAQYFRNYAISYNAWVTMLDQNIAPEQWTGTPDPTMFIQSTTDRNTYYATPEYNFIGQFSKFIQEGAKRIDSNYGSANTVTNVSFLNPDDSIVSVVINQTSTDQTFRILSQGKEILTTIPAKTVGTYIWDKDATTNNGTSAPIGSVISIKSMANQLFVTAEDGGDSALVANRDSVGTWEEFEVVDGGNGFIALKSLANNQFVSAEDEGESSLIANRSEVQGWEQFLWIDNGDGTFSLQANANGKYVTAEDSGDSPLIANRDSIGGWEKFQFTIQR, translated from the coding sequence ATGTTAGAATATGTTCGCAATAAAGGGTTCATTTATACATTAGTATTTGCTCTTGCTATGTTAACGTTTAGTTCCGTTGGTAACACTAGTGTCAATGCACAAGAGAATGCAGCAGAAGTGTATTATAGCTCAGAATCTAGCAATACAGCTCCAAAAAGTTCAGATTGGTATAGCAATACTGATTATGCAATGTCAGGTGTACAATATCAGTTGAGTAAGCAATCTGATATCCCGTTAACAAACCAAAGTGGTGCAAATGTAACAACGATTAATGTAAACCCTAATATTGAATACCAGTCTATCTTAGGAATTGGTACTTCTTTAGAAGAATCAACGATTTATAACTTATCGTTAATGTCACCTGAAAAGAGAGATGAAGTTCTTCGTAAGATGATTGACCCTACAAATGGGGTTGGAATGAATTTAATGAGAATTACATTTGGTGCTTCTGATTTTACAGGACGTGAGTTTTACTCTTATGAAGATACACCAGGTCAATTCTCAATTCAAAAAGACATTGATTACAATATCGTAGCTACTATTCAACAAGCGATTGCGATTGGACATGAAACAGGGAACCCAATTAAAATATTTGCAAGCTCTTGGTCTGCACCAGCTTGGATGAAGACGAGTAATAGCTTAATTGGTGGTTACTTAAAATGGGAAAATACAGGTGATCTTGCAGCATACTATCGCCGTGCGGTTCAAGAATATGAAAAGTTAGGTATTCCTATCTATGCAATGACAATTCAAAATGAACCTCTATACGCTGCACCAGATTATCCAAGCATGCAATTAACTCCAGATAATGAGCGTGAATTAGTAATTGCATTGAACAATGAATTTGCTACTCATGGTATTAATACGAAACTATGGTCTTTCGATCATAACTTTGCACAAGCTATGGATTATTTACCTGGTATTCTAGAAAATTCAGAAGCTAACAATGCGGTAGATAGTATCGCATTCCATGATTATGATGGTGAACCAACAGAAATGACTAAAGTGCACAATACTTATAATAAAAATGTACTTGTATCAGAACGTACTGTATGGGGTACAAGTGGTGCGGATCGTATCGCTCAATATTTCCGTAACTATGCAATTTCTTATAATGCGTGGGTAACGATGCTTGATCAGAACATTGCACCAGAACAATGGACTGGTACACCTGACCCAACGATGTTTATTCAAAGCACAACAGATAGAAATACGTATTATGCTACTCCTGAGTATAATTTTATCGGTCAATTCTCTAAGTTTATTCAAGAGGGTGCTAAACGTATTGATAGTAACTACGGTTCTGCAAATACGGTAACAAATGTATCATTCTTAAATCCAGATGATAGCATTGTTTCGGTTGTAATTAACCAAACAAGCACAGATCAAACTTTTAGAATCTTATCACAAGGTAAAGAAATTTTGACAACGATTCCAGCGAAAACTGTGGGCACATACATTTGGGACAAAGATGCAACAACGAATAATGGTACAAGTGCACCAATTGGTTCAGTCATCTCAATTAAATCGATGGCAAATCAGTTATTTGTTACGGCTGAAGACGGTGGAGATAGTGCACTAGTTGCAAACCGTGATAGTGTTGGTACATGGGAAGAATTTGAAGTTGTAGACGGTGGTAATGGATTTATTGCACTAAAATCACTTGCAAATAACCAATTTGTAAGCGCTGAAGATGAAGGTGAAAGTAGTTTAATCGCAAATCGTAGTGAAGTACAGGGTTGGGAACAATTCCTATGGATCGATAATGGTGATGGAACATTCTCACTTCAAGCAAATGCGAATGGTAAATATGTAACTGCTGAAGATAGCGGCGACAGTCCATTAATTGCTAATCGCGATTCAATTGGCGGTTGGGAGAAGTTTCAGTTTACAATTCAAAGATAA